The following is a genomic window from Rhodothermales bacterium.
GACTTATGAGGATGTATCTGCCGGCCGCCAAATCGGCCCCCCGGCAAGATCAAGCGGCGGCGTCGGCTGTGCCAGCAGCCACGCCCGCCGCCGAATTCAAGGCGCCGTCGCCTTCGGAGCTCGAGGCACTGCTCCAGACGGCGATCCAGACGTTTAAAACCGGCCAGTACCAGGACGCCTTCCGGGCCGCCTCGCGCGCCAAGGCCATGCGGCTGCCGTTGCTCAATGTGGACTACCTCCGGGCAGCCTGCCTGCTGCATCTGGGCAAGCCGTTCGACGCCCGCGAGGCGCTGCGCGAAGAACTACACCACTTCCCGGACAACGAAAACGCGCGTGCCTTGCTCCAGCAGGTGCTGCAGACCGCGCCCGACACAAAAGCCATCGGCGACGCCGCGTTCCAGGAGCTGCTCGCGCTCGTCCGCCCCCACACCATGATGCCCGAGAAGCGGCTCTACAACCTGTACGCCATCGCGCGGCGGGTGTGTGAGCAGGATATTCCGGGGGATTTCGTGGAGTGTGGCGTCGCGCGCGGCGGGTCGACCGCCATGCTCGCCCTCGTCATCCAGCGCTACAGCAAACGGCAGCGGCACCACTACGCGTTCGACACGTTCAGCGGGATGCCCGAGCCGACCGTTCACGACACCCAGAACGGCATACCGGCGGACGAAACCGGCTGGGGCACGGGCACCTGCGCCGGCTCCGTCGATGGCGTCCGCGAGGTCTGCGAAACCCTCGGCGTCGCCGAGTTCGTCTCCCTCGTACCGGGCTTTTTTGAGGATACGCTGGCCGGCCAGAAAGACGGCATCGGCCCCATCGCCCTGTTGCACCTGGATGCCGACTGGTACTCGTCCACCATGACGATCCTCAACGAGTTCTACGACCAGGTCGTCCCCGGCGGCGTCATGCAATTCGACGACTACGGATGCTGGGAAGGCTGCCAGAAAGCCACCGACGAATTTCAGCAATTCCGCGGCATCTCCTTCCCCCTTGAACCCGTCCCGGGCGACAACCAGGGGATGTGGATGCTGAAGGGATAGCTTCGCGTTCCAGGTTCAATGTTCTATGTTCAAGGGCTTGAGAAACTGTTGAGATTTGCGTTTTGCATAGTGAGCAAGTCATCCCCGCGCAGGCGGGGACCCAGAAAAATGTCAGTCTGAGGGCTGGATCCCCGCCTGCGCGGGGATGACTATGCCTTGGGTTGTGGAAATCTCAACAGTTTCTGAACCCTATATAAATCCCCTTTCACCCCTTGAACATCGAACCTTAACCCTTAAACCCTCCATGCCCTCCATCCTCCATCTCATTGAAGCCATGGACGCCGGCGGGGCTACGCGGGCGGCGTTAACGACAGCACGGGCGTCCGCGCGGCTCGGGCCGTATACGCACCGGATCGCGGGGCTCGGAGGCGTGTCGGACGAGGCGCGGGCGCTGGCGCGGGAGGCCGGCGTCGAGGTGGTGGCGCTGCCGGACACGACGGCGCTGCACGCCGCCATCGAGGCGGCGGACGTTGTACAGATCGAGTGCTGGAATGCGCCGGCGGTGATGCAATTCGTCCGCTCGAACTTCCCGGCCTGCCGGCTGGCTGTGTGGCACCATGTGGCCGGTACCGCCGCGCCCCAGCTGATCTCCCCGGCCCTTGCGGCGATGGCGGACCTGACGATCGCCTGCAACCCGTTCACCTTCGAAACCAACGCGATCTTCCATACGCTGCCGGAAGAAAAGAAGGCAATGGTGCTCGCGCCGGCGGACCTCGACCGGGTGAAGGATGTCGTGCCCCGGCCACACGCCGGCTTTAATGTCGGCTACATCGGTACCGTCAGCTTCGTCAAGATGCACCCCGAATACGTCCCGATGAGTGCGTCGATCCGGATTCCGGATGTGCGCTTTGTCGTCTGCGGCAACGGGATCCAGGAGCAACTCCGCCAACAGGCGACGGCGCTGAACGCTGCGGATCGGTTTGATTTTAAGGGGTATGTGGAGGATATCGCCGGCGTGTTGGCCACGATGGACGTCTACGGCTACCCGCTTTGCCCCGAGACCTATGCCGCGGCCGAGCTTAACCTTCAGGAGGCGATGTACGCCGGCGTGCCGCCTGTCGTTTTCCCGTACGGCGGCGTCGTCCGCCTCATCGAGCATGAACAGACCGGGCTGATTGTCGATACGCCGGCCGCCTACCGCGACGCCGTCGAACACCTCTACCATCATCCCGAAGAACGCCTGCGCCTCGGCCGCAACGCCGCGGCACACGCCCGCGCCCACTTCGGCGCGGAAAACGCGGCGGTGGCGATGAATGCCTGTTATGAGCGGCTGATGGCCCAACCGCGCCGCCACCACGCCTGGTCCGGCGGCCCCTCCCCTTCGACGGCCCATACGCTGGCGGACTCGCTCGGAGACGAGGGCGCGGACCTGACGACGAGCCTCGCCGGCCGCTGGTCCGCCCAGGTGCTCGCCGCCGACCGCCGGATCGGGGCCGCGAGTTTCCTTATGTACAATAGCGGCTATTACCGCTATGCCCGGCATGCGCCGACCGATGGCCACCTCCGCCTCTGGTGCGGTCTCTACCTGGAGGCCAACGGCGCGTCGGCGCAGGCGATCGGCGAATACGCCGCCGCGTTCCAGGCCGGGCTCCAGGACATCCGCCTCCAGTGGTATTTCGCGCGGACGCTCCGCGCCATGGGCGAACACGACAAGGCGCGGCCGATTTACGAGCGCCTCCGGGCCGGCGTGCAGGGGTTCGATGCGATGACGGGTGACGATGCGTATCGGCCGAAGCCGGCCGTCGCCGGAGCCCCGCCCCGGGTGACGGCGCTGGTATCGACTTACAACGCCGAGGCGTTTATCCAGGGTTGTATGGAAAACCTCGTAGGCCAGACCCTTTTCGCAAAAGGCGGGCTCGAAATCGTCGTCGTCGACGCCGCGAGTCCCCAGAACGAACGGGCGGTTGTCGAGGCCTTCCAGCGCCGGCACGAGCGCATCCGCTACGTGCGTACGCCGGCGCGCGAGCCCCTTTACGCGAGCTGGAACCGCGGCATCGGGATGGCGGCCGGCAGCTACCTGACCAGCGCCAACACCGACGACCGCCACCGCGCGGACGCCCTGGAGGTCATGGCCGATCTCCTGGACGAAAGCCCCGACATCGCCCTGGTGTATCCGGGCCAGATCGACACCAGCGTCCCGAATGAGACGTTTGTTACCACGTCCTCGAAGAAGCGCCTCGACTGGCCGGTGTACTCCTATCGCGAACTCGAGCGTCACTGCATCATCGGCTCCCAGCCGATGTGGCGG
Proteins encoded in this region:
- a CDS encoding glycosyltransferase codes for the protein MPSILHLIEAMDAGGATRAALTTARASARLGPYTHRIAGLGGVSDEARALAREAGVEVVALPDTTALHAAIEAADVVQIECWNAPAVMQFVRSNFPACRLAVWHHVAGTAAPQLISPALAAMADLTIACNPFTFETNAIFHTLPEEKKAMVLAPADLDRVKDVVPRPHAGFNVGYIGTVSFVKMHPEYVPMSASIRIPDVRFVVCGNGIQEQLRQQATALNAADRFDFKGYVEDIAGVLATMDVYGYPLCPETYAAAELNLQEAMYAGVPPVVFPYGGVVRLIEHEQTGLIVDTPAAYRDAVEHLYHHPEERLRLGRNAAAHARAHFGAENAAVAMNACYERLMAQPRRHHAWSGGPSPSTAHTLADSLGDEGADLTTSLAGRWSAQVLAADRRIGAASFLMYNSGYYRYARHAPTDGHLRLWCGLYLEANGASAQAIGEYAAAFQAGLQDIRLQWYFARTLRAMGEHDKARPIYERLRAGVQGFDAMTGDDAYRPKPAVAGAPPRVTALVSTYNAEAFIQGCMENLVGQTLFAKGGLEIVVVDAASPQNERAVVEAFQRRHERIRYVRTPAREPLYASWNRGIGMAAGSYLTSANTDDRHRADALEVMADLLDESPDIALVYPGQIDTSVPNETFVTTSSKKRLDWPVYSYRELERHCIIGSQPMWRKRLHDDYGLFREELISAGDYEFWLRVGKHEPFYRYPGTLGLYYRNPAGIEHGAATGKRETIRIWEEYGMFDRGVLTILDGQLFSRAHIQRYFPEGGYTPAKTLPEYITRFQESLSRRDLALATRIADEAVNAFPRAPYPFVLRAISSRMQGQFGPAIEALEASLKLEESPEALYELIQTSLATEHHTEARRAGDYLKQRFPDWAAMVEKMAL